The genomic DNA CCGATTCCCTGCGTTCAACTTCATCCGGTGAGTCAGCTCTGTGATTGATGCtcctgatgctgcagctgtgattcTCCACCGATGGAGTTTAAAACACTTTTCTAACTTCATGCTGTGCAGCCACAGTTGTGTGAGCACAGCAGCAAGTTTCACATCGGTGGATTTTTGTTaaagaaatatattttattgtcaAGATCAGGGCCAGTTTGGAAGAATTAGCTTGTTAAGTTCCCTGCATTGTTTTATTCTTATCATGTCGACCTTCATCAGACACTGAAACTCGGATGACGTGTCTAAATGGTTTGCAGCTCTTCATCACTTCCCTTCAGCGGGAGAAGAGCTCTGACCTTCTGGGACCTTTTcgagtctgtttttgttttacagaagGAACATCCTCCCACAGATGAACGACGCCTATCTGCGGAGCTGTCAGAGAGGAAACGACTCGCTGTGTCCAATCTTCAGGCTGGGAGATGTCGTTCGAGAGGCGGGAGAGAAGTTCTCTGATTTGGCAGTAGAGGTGGAGTTTCATGTTCAGACGCTTCTGCAGTGAAAGCAATGTTCATTCTTCTTACAACCCAGTCTTATTGTTGTAGTTCAGTCTGATTACAGGCAGTTATGATAACATGAGCACCTTCACTGCTGAAGTATCAGAGTGCAGCAGTGTTGCCAcaccagtgtttttccactcaaTCACAGCAGGAGATCAagtaaagctgaaatgaaacagctgaaaaaaggAAGTGTTTCCACAGCAAACTTTCTTTGGGTGTATGGAAGTGGAAAGTCAGCATTGTCAGCAGTGATTATTTCAAGTATTTGTAACATTCTGGCTGCATTTTTCTTGATGTCAGTGCAGTTATCTTCTTTGCTCTTTCTTTGTTCAAGGCACCCATTTATAGTTTTTGGCTGGACTGGCTGATTTTTCTCACTTactttcaataaataaaaaggaaaaagcttCCCAGTAGTATAAACGCTAAATAAAATTTACTCCAGCTTTACCAGCTGCAGTATTTAAGTGATGAATacattaatgcatcactaaTTATAATCCAGTAATAACATAGGTGATTCTGAAACTGGCCGTTCTGAATAttgagtactttcacttttggtattttaaagatattttgatgctaatgcttttgtatttttatttgagTGATATAGTGAATGCAGGACTGTAGCAGAGTATTTTTATACTGCagtatttcttcttttacatGAGCAAAGACCTCAGTGCCTCTTCCACCTTTGAAGGATTTCCAGCAGTCTCCTTTGTGGTCAGTGAAGTTTTTCCATTGTCTCTGCCGACCACAGGGGGGCGTCATTGGCATCCTAATCAAGTGGGATTGCAACCTGGACCGACTCATGCAGCGCTGCCTTCCCAAATACACCTTCAGACGGCTGGACGAGAAAGAGAGCAACAAGACGCTCTACCCCGGCCTCAACTTCAGGTGAgcgaaggtcaaaggtcaagctGACCGTGTTCAGCATACTGTTTGTACGGTCTTGATCATTATAGCAGCTTTGATTGTTTTTAGACAAGCCAGCAGTTTGTGCTGATAGTCCATAACTGTTCAaaggtttccattcatttctataAAACAATTAAGGCTTCAGTGTCTCTAAAATGATATTTCTGTTGGCTTGGAAACAACCTTTAgaccatcaaaataaaataagaacatTATTGAATAACACACCACCAATAATTTTAATCTGTTGTACATTTACAAAAGtgctgtacttcagtacaaattTCGGGTACTTGtgcttgagtatttccatttcatgcaacTTTAATACCACTTCTTTCATTACATTTGTCTAACAGCATTAGTTacttacttttcagattaccatccttcctgtccagtgaaaaccatgtatctccaagTTTGAATGTGAattttttctgataaactgaagaaTGAAGCGTTCTTTTATGTGTTGAGAGTTTTACCCAACAATTACCCCCACAATTTAAAAAGCTCTTTTAAAAGACTTTTAGAGATATGTGGTTGTCACACAACATGAAGATGATaatcttatagaatatgatgcgtCTGCCACATCTTTGATTTCAGATTTAGGGGAAATAAAGCAGCTTCATGTCAAAGGCTCTTCTACCACAtcaagctgcagtgtttttatcaTTTGTCATCTACTCTCTTCTGATCAGATATGCAAAGTACAACGTTGTGAACGGAGTGGAGGAGCGGACGCTGTACAAAGCATTCGGGATCAGGTTTGATGTTATGGTGTTCGGACAGGTGGGCTTTTTTACTTTTAGGGCTTTTTAATGTTGGGGATTCTCCATTTTTTAGACTGAATATATTTAAACTTATTTAGAGCTTTTGAATTTGTATGGGCATctatttttttgttgtggttgAGAGGAAATTATTCTAATCAACAAGAGAAACTAACTTCTTTCTGATGGACAATATCCTTTATCATGAAATCGATTTCTCATGTCCTGTTAGCACACAGGAGCTCATGACCTCAGTATATGTGTAATTCTGGCTGGAGGAGAATGTGGAAAATTAAACCAAACAAGTGCGGGTTGCTCTGTTTTCCAGGCAGGAAAATTCAGCTTCATCCAGCTCATCATCTACATAGGATCGACGCTGTCGTACTACGCTCTGGTGAGAGACCACCCACTCTtccctgctgtcacacacaagtGTCCATTCATGCATTTGTCCTCCTCAGTACTGAACACAGTGGTGGTCAGTGTTAGAGTCCAGAGTGGCTACATCTGGATAACTTAATGACTCTCACTACAGACTGACCAGAAAGAGCTGAATCAGCTGAATGTGTCAGATGAAGGTGGCAGGAGGCAGAGGGTTTGGTGTTAAGATTAAAAGCTCTACAGAATactttaaatgtgtaaaatatttcATGGTTCGAGCATCTCAAAAATTGAAGATTTGTTGTAATTCCTAGAGGCTCATCTGACACGCATTGAACGATTCAGATGGAGCGATGGGCCTGAATACGATATCACCGtcacacagtgagctgttacAGCATACCCGCTGAACGTCCCCGACATCAGAGTTCAGCACAAATCtaaaaaatgcaaacacttcTTTGTTGCTATGCGTTGAGGATGCTGAACAGCAAATATTCCTCCTGGATTGAATCCGTTTATTTCAACAGAACAAAGCCATATTTGGTGTTGAACACAAATCCCAGGTATGCTGACACATCAGGGCTGTCACTTGCTAATGCAGGTGATGTGAAGCGTGAGTGCTGCAGATGAAGTGCGagctgctgactgctgctgaacctctgtgtgtcttttcctcCAGACGACCATATTGATCGACTGGCTGATTGGAACCAGCTGTTACTCTGCAGAGGTCGGACAGAACTACTCGGAAAGGAAAGTGGAGTCAGTCCAAGACAAACAGAAGGTGATGAATGCTTTGATACCACCAGCATGGAGATATtgtatgtgctgcagctgtaaacCCACAGCGACTGTCAGTTTAATACAAACCTGTGTTGTATGTTAATACAGTCTGGGAACTTTTCAAATGGCTGTAATCAGCTGGCTTATGATCATTCTGAATATCTTCTGGTACGATCTGACTGTGTGGCAGTGCATACTCTGTGTGTCCTACGTCGATGAGAACAGCATTCGGCTGGTGAAGAGATCACAGAAGAGAAGTCTGCAAGACGTCAAGCCGACGTCTGTTCAACCACGCAAGGTAAACCTGCTGAGAGAGATCTGCTAGACATCCAGAGAAATTACATGTTGAAATGGCCCATTTTTGGTgatgaaatacactgaaattaAGACCTGAAGTCTCCCTGTTGTTCCAAGACATTCACTTCAAATAAATAGAAAGTTTCAGGGTTGAAGCACCGACAGGTTGGAATTCATGAGTGATGAATGTCTGGTAACTTTTATctttatatttaaatattgaAGCAGATGCTTTTTTTTACTGGGTTAATGGTTAATGTGTAGATAGTGTGTCTGTAAATCCGGACAAAAACAATTATTTGCATGACTAGAGACCATGACAGGTAAGTGGGTGAATATATTCTGTGATTTAAGCGAACAGAACTTCAAAATGCTTAGAATAAAgccatattgaattgaattgaaagttGAAATTGCATTCTGAATCTTGTCATTGACTTCAGTGATATCTTTTGTCCTGACAGGAGGACGCAGGACACCTGAGAGCCATTCTGTCTCTGCTACTGCCGGGTGTTGGGGCTAATGATGATGCTCAGCCTCCCCTCGAACATAAACCCGACCTAAACCCCAAAGCCCGTCGTCCAGTCTGGTGTAAGTGCGACTGCTGCACTCCTTCGTCTGTCCCTCAGGAGGAGCTGTGCTGCCGGCAGAGCGGCGGCGCCTGCATCACCTCGTCTCCTTTATTCGAGCAGCTTGTGTTAAGTCGCTCTCTGCTGGAGGCCGTCCTTCTTTACCGGGACCCTCTGTCTTCACTTACCGATCGAGGCCAAACTGCCGCTATGCGTCACTGTGCCTACGGACAGTACATCAGCTGGAGGTTTGGGGTCCCACCTAACGACACCCACCCTGCCATCCCCAGTTGCTGCGTGAGGAGAATCAGGGAGGAGTACCCGAGCCCAGATGGACAGTACAGCGGCTTCAGACCTGCCAGGATGGCGTCCATGCAGGCCTGCGCCAACGGAGAGCTGTGAGGGGAGTGTTTCCACATTATGGAGCAGGGACTCCCAGCTGGCTGACCTACTAACAGTGCTCTTATGTTATGGCTGCCTTGCAAAGCAAAAAATGCAATAACTTTACTAAACTGGGCGGAAAATGAGTCAGTTTTTGACAGCTTGCGTTCGGTCAGAAGGGGAAAAACCTCACTGACTCAATAAATCAATGCATTTTCTCAGATCTGTAAGCAACATCTGTCTTTGACTGCTTAGAAAAAGAATCTGTGAAGCActttttcacagtttcactcCCTTTAAGGAGCTTTTTGCCTTTATGGGGCagaaattgcattttaatgGATTTCCCTGCCAGGAATGTGTTCACATCCGTCTTATCACTGAAaggcattatttaaaaaaaaaaacaacaaactccTATTTCAAACTCCAAACAGGCCATGGCAATGGCTGCTAATTCACTGCTTGTGTGTTAAAGACCTGATTACAGTAACATGgtgtttgtcatttgtttaatcctCACACACAAGAAATGTCAAATCAAAAGTTTTTGGCGTCAGGGGAAATGTGGAGCTATTTCTAAAAGTCAGATGCAAAATCTGTGCACAGGAAGTCATTACAGCGAAGTTGCCAGGTTTGGTACCATAGTGCCTGTacagaaaccaaaaccaaaatttGTTCTCACTGACTGAATCTGGCAGGCTGCGCTGTACCTGGAGACATTGCACAGAAGTGCTGGGCGGATGGATAATGGATTCTCCTGACACCACAAATAGTTATTTTACCTTGTTTTAAACTAAACGTGTGAATTGGTTAGCTTTAAAGCTGTTTGTGGATTTTATTAGAGcaaggctaactgtttccccctgctttcagtctctatgctaagctaggctaaccatatCCTGACTTACATACTTAAAAGAATAGTTCAACAATTCATTGCTTAttggctttcttgccaagagatggatgagaagattgatcccactttctcatctgtgtgtgaatgtgaagctaTACCCAGCAGACtggaagcagcaggaaacagcctGGCTCTATCTGCACCTCTGATGCTCAATAACTAACATGATTGATTACTTATTGAATATTGCATGTTGTTGGTGTTTCTGTATGAAACACAGGAACACCATTCCTCCTTAATGGAGGAACCAGAAATGGCTCAGCACATAAACCGTACCATAAATACACCATAAACCGTAAAACGGATTTAATCTGTATGGCTTTTGTGCAGATGGAACAAATGATGTATAATGAGAGTAGCTTATATTGaccgtacagacatgagagcggtatGGATCTTCTAATTTAACTCTTGGTAAGAAAAGTGAATAAACCCCTTGACatgttgaactatttctttTCTCATTGTTTAGTGCTAAATCTGCTCTGTTCAAGCATCTTTTCCATCATGCTGTGTGCacactttattttttcctcacagGTAAGGAATGGAGGTGAACTCCACTGAATGGTGTCTGATGTAAAAGTGGTGTTGGAGGTTCAGTTTTGAGGATTTTATCGCAGGACTCTGAGTCATCTTCAGAGAAGTCGAGCAGCTGCTCTggctgaaaaaagagaaaacaccacTAATGGGCCAAAAATAAGTACATATGTCTCCAGACAGAGATAAGATACTTCATTTATCATACCAGGACATGGCTTCAGCATGCTAGCAGGGGGAGGTGGTCATACATGAACCATGATCCCTGCTGTATGAGAAAGACACCATTGTGTTACAGTCTAAAGAAACTGATCTACATGTCGAATAGTGAGTCACTTGTTGCCCgaatgaataattcatagatttattttcaaatgaaaaataccCAATGAGGACAAAAATGAGCAAATCTTTGCATTACCTTTCAGTCTCTACTGTAAACTGCAGCACTGAATTTGCTTTCTCATGTTACTGATTCTCCTGAACTCAAGAAAGTTCTGTCAAAAATGTTCACGTGGCAATCAGAGATGAACTCTTTGAACCTGTCTTTAGCAAAATTAGCCCTAATATTTACTGAGTAATTGAAACGGGCTATGTTACATTATCCTCCAAAGACAACATTCAATTGTTCttcaaaacatcaaacaaaaaaacttagCCCTTCTCCAAACTCACCTTCCCCCCCCAAATCACAGAGAAACCAAACTGCTGTGCTCTCTGGTTCAGAAGAGCTTTTTTGAAAAATTCCAATCTTCCTGCTTGTTGGATAACTTTCCTTCCTTTAAGGCTATGACACCATTCTCCTGTTACACTTTTTACAGTCTAGAGCAGAAATTTATCATCATCTTCAGCCTGTTTTCATGTGGAGTCCCACATGGATCAAGGTCAGGTCCACTTTTTTTGTACCCCCTCTAAAAAGACCATATCACTTTGACAGACTTGgacagactgtataaaacatgcaCATAGTTTCTGTGAAGTCACTCACAGGTTTTTGAAGAGCCACGGTGAAGCTCAGAGTCAGTGGCTCCAGTCGTCGCCATCTTGGGCGGTGATGGGCCGAATGAAGCCCGGTTGTTGAAACCTAACAACTAGCCATATGTAGGCAGAACTTTAAGCCCTGatataatttaaatgagttATGTATAAATTTACCCTGTGCAGTTGTCATAAATTAGGGGAATTACACCAAAACCATTCATTGTACCGGGCTGTAAAcgttcatttctgctgtaaagctgGGCATTGTAATATGGATGTCTAAGGGGATTGGCTTGTTTTTGGAGCCAGTCTCAAGAGGCCATTCTGTTACTGAGTATTGttgaaaagaaaaggtgatgtaaCACAGGGCTAAACACGCCCTGTCCCAGATTTCTTGGAGCATGTTGACggcattaaattaaaaatgcatgtatgTAAGTTTACTGTATTCAGTTGAATATCAGAAAGGATGAAAaggatttgtttttatgtacattttacaCCACATGAATCAGAACTGGACACCAAAAACCAATAGTACATTTCTGAGTTTGATCAAATCGCCAGCTGGTTGGTGTAGAGGCCGTCGCTGTGGCTCCACATTCTGCCTTTACACAGTCCAACACTTCCTCTGTCACATCCAGTACAATAATAGTTGCAGTAATATTAGCTGTTTGCACCCCAGGCCATTCTTCTGGTGGCCTATTCGAGCACTTTTTTACGAGCACTTTCAAGCCTTCAGTTGCCCTACTGCGGCTCCAGATGTCGACCATTGTTTTTATAAATGGGccatttgaatgaaataaggGCTCTTTGTTAAACAACTCCAGGCCTGAAATATCTCCCGACGACTTGTTTCAGCAGAACACATCCCTGTTTCCTCCCATTACTCATCCACTGACCCTccattgctgtttttgttcacGGGGGTTTGAACAGGACCCAATGGTGGCTAATCTGTTAGCACATgtctttttccatccatccattatctataccgcctatccctttcggggttgcggggggctggagcctgtcccagctacaatgggcgagaggcggggtacaccctgaaccggtcgccagccgattgcagggccacatgcaaggacaaacaaccattcacactcacactcacacctacggacaatttagagtcatcaattaacctaatgagcatgtttttggtctgtgggaggaagccggagtacccggagagaacccacgcatgcacgggaagaacatgcaaacttcacacagaaaggccccgcctgacccggggatcgaaccggcaaccttcgtgctgtgaggcacgcgcactacctgctgcgccaccgtgcagcccacatgTCTTTTTGATTTAATCTTATTTTAAAAATGGCCCGGACTGAGGAATGACTGTACGGGCTTGGTTTCCAGTAAATTAGATTAACCTATATTCTCTGAAGACATATGCTTAAACAATGtgtggcttgtgtgtgttttccttacATGGACATCAGACAGTATGTTTTCAGCCTGCCTGTAAAACTATATTAAATCATTTATCGTTGCATTTTCTAGTTCTATATGCTGACAGTGTTAACCTGCAGACTGTGGATGGATGCATATGAAGTGTAAATGGGATGAAGGCCATTGCAGATGGATTATCTAATGGAAGTGGTGGTGGATGGATGATTTGATGCACATTGGCAGATGGcttaatggatggatggatttgcaGATGGACGGACGATGGacactgtacagtacagtagacCTATTAAAcggttggatggatggatcagtTGATGCACCTACAGAACTGTGAAAGCACATATTGTCTCAATTTGTTTATCACAAAAGCACACGTGAGCCTCAAGAGTCAAAGAGCAGCCAACTTTTAAGTGGATTTGCCCATTTCTATTTTTACTCAAGTGACATTTTCATAACAGTGTAAGATTAGTATGTTTACTGAAGCAAAGTACCTGACAATTCCTCTATCACAGGcttttaataataatatgaaCATTTCTTTAAGACAGAAAAATCTCATTGGTAAACCTTACAGTGGAACACATGAggtgcagtggtggaatgtcACTACATTTAAACTACTATGTTATCCTCCAGTACATTTCAGATGTCTACATATCAGATGacatttcatttacataaatgtTTGGTGTCcaattattataattattatccaatacaaaagccaaaaaagacttgagaaaagtccaaaatataaatacagattTGAGTatcagaactttgtttttcttctttcctctcccattaatcatctcatgacgCCTCAGATGAGCAGCTGCAACAAACTGCTGCTTACACATTGATCCATCAGTATTACTAATGTATTATGTATTAAATCAGAATTTGCCAAAGAAGGACATTTTAACAGGCGGCatggtggcgcaagcaggtagtgcgcgtgcctcacagcaagaagattgCTGGCttgatccccgggcggggcatttctgtgtgaagtttgcatgttcttcccgtgcatgcgtgggttctctccgggtactccggcttcctcccacagaccaaaaacatgctcattaggtgtgagtgtgagtgtgaatggttgtctgtctttgcatgttgccctgcgatcagctggcgaccggtaccccgcctctcgcccgctgaagctgggataggcggtatagaaaatggatggatggagattttaacttttaaaaacttaagtacattttgccaACAGTACTTTTAtacttttaattaaaataaccAAACAGCACCCCCTTGCAGAATATTCACAGTCAGCTAACTATGAATAAGTTTGTGAATTTTGTGAGCTTATATGTGACTTACAAACCAGCTCCATGATGTCATGTAACATTAAAATATTGTTCCATTCGAATATAATGGTGACCTGAGAGTATAGAAGTATTAACCAATATCTACAAGGAGGCGTTTTAGCAGCACTTAAACCTCAAACTTGGAGCATAAAATTGCACTTTAGGcccttagcttagcatacagactggaagcagtgtgaaacagctagcctgcctctgTTGTATTCACACTTTGCTTTTTATGTGAATTAAACAAACTAgataaaacatgtaaatgaatgaaCTTTGGACAGAACAAGGCAACACCCTTCACTCAGATCACTCTTAtgatatgtttttttctgcagcctgGGACAACCTGCCGCATGTATTTATAGAGCTTCAGTAAGCCACTCTAAAACACTTAGTTGTTTGTCTCCCTCCTGTCCCTGTTTGACATGTCCTCTGCCCCCCCGCTCCCCCATCACCACACGTTCTTATAACTGATGAAATGTGACATTACTGATTAGACTGGCAACACACCTTAGTCATCACACTGGAGACAGACATACATCAGTGTAAGCATTAGTGGCTCAGTGAAAATATATTATGGAAATATTATACATTTATTTCCACACAATTCATTCTGCAGCTAAAAAGTTGATTTGGGGTGAAAcaggaggttggagacattcCTGTGAATTCTCCATAACAGTAGAGACAAAACAATTCACCTAATCCATCAATATATTGCAAATAATGTGGAGTGGAAATAATATACATCAGTTGGACAAAGTGTATTTAAAGAGAGGGCCataaaacatgatgaagaaTACGATGTGAAAGCTCAGTCGGCGTGGAGTCGCCACATCACTTCTCTGTAGCTCTGTTTACTCAGAGATTTAATGGATCGAGTAAAAACAGGCACGTAGGCCTTTAGTGTTTTGGGGACATGAGTTCAGTCTGAGGCCAACATGTGTTTAACATCACTACACTACTGGCAGAAAACTGCAATTTGAAATAACCTGGGAGTTTGTTATGGCATGAATCAgctgagaaaaactgttttccatCAAACTTTTCAGgaaatgctgtattttattttattcaatagCAAGAATCCTGGTGTGTCCAAAAACCTTGgaaagtgacaaaatgaaatatacTCAAACCAGACAGTATGCACACTACAGTCCATTCTGAAGGCGCAACCGATGCAAACtattctcccacaatgcaaacaTGGAAATGGAGGAGCTGCACACTGGGGGTGGtgatcaaacagctgctgaaggaaatgaaaatgagagtgTTCAGTTTCAAAGACATTTCTCCAACTCTTTGTGTAGTTAAATgaaacagtgacattttttgTAAACTACTCTAACAGCATACTATACACATTTGTCATCTACACGTGTTTCTTGTCAACACATTTGACCCAGTGAAGTCATCTACTGTGAGAGATGTCAACAAACAACTTCTCTcatctgtctcatctgtttttatgtccattctctcttttctatgtaaagcactcacttggtaccctgtaaagcactttgagctgcaagtcctttatgaaaggtgctataataaggatataattattattattattattattattgggaTTGGCTCGCTTTTGGAGGAACTGCAGTCATTTGACATTCCATGTTTTGGCTTCATTTCTCAGAACCAGAGGTTGCTGCTTGGTTTTATTCAGGCTCAAAGAATTTCCATCATCCA from Chaetodon trifascialis isolate fChaTrf1 chromosome 6, fChaTrf1.hap1, whole genome shotgun sequence includes the following:
- the p2rx7 gene encoding P2X purinoceptor 7 isoform X2, which produces MPRAVFIFQVPLKGRLCRTDQDCEKGAWDQQSHGIQTGSCVKFDVMKKTCEVSAWCPTETKTKPPRPALLAAAENFTVLIKNNIRFPAFNFIRRNILPQMNDAYLRSCQRGNDSLCPIFRLGDVVREAGEKFSDLAVEGGVIGILIKWDCNLDRLMQRCLPKYTFRRLDEKESNKTLYPGLNFRYAKYNVVNGVEERTLYKAFGIRFDVMVFGQAGKFSFIQLIIYIGSTLSYYALTTILIDWLIGTSCYSAEVGQNYSERKVESVQDKQKCILCVSYVDENSIRLVKRSQKRSLQDVKPTSVQPRKEDAGHLRAILSLLLPGVGANDDAQPPLEHKPDLNPKARRPVWCKCDCCTPSSVPQEELCCRQSGGACITSSPLFEQLVLSRSLLEAVLLYRDPLSSLTDRGQTAAMRHCAYGQYISWRFGVPPNDTHPAIPSCCVRRIREEYPSPDGQYSGFRPARMASMQACANGEL
- the p2rx7 gene encoding P2X purinoceptor 7 isoform X1, which produces MPCSGVLGLCQYETNKLVRIQSVRLGSLKWSLNGFILLFICIMMLWNRKYQEFDLVVSSVTTKVKGVAQTSLPGVGEVVWDVVDYSGPSQDKNSFFVVTNIIVTKNQKQGRCPEVPLKGRLCRTDQDCEKGAWDQQSHGIQTGSCVKFDVMKKTCEVSAWCPTETKTKPPRPALLAAAENFTVLIKNNIRFPAFNFIRRNILPQMNDAYLRSCQRGNDSLCPIFRLGDVVREAGEKFSDLAVEGGVIGILIKWDCNLDRLMQRCLPKYTFRRLDEKESNKTLYPGLNFRYAKYNVVNGVEERTLYKAFGIRFDVMVFGQAGKFSFIQLIIYIGSTLSYYALTTILIDWLIGTSCYSAEVGQNYSERKVESVQDKQKCILCVSYVDENSIRLVKRSQKRSLQDVKPTSVQPRKEDAGHLRAILSLLLPGVGANDDAQPPLEHKPDLNPKARRPVWCKCDCCTPSSVPQEELCCRQSGGACITSSPLFEQLVLSRSLLEAVLLYRDPLSSLTDRGQTAAMRHCAYGQYISWRFGVPPNDTHPAIPSCCVRRIREEYPSPDGQYSGFRPARMASMQACANGEL